GCACATTGCGTTTCTGCTTTGTTTGTTACCCTATAAATCTTAGCTTCCTCGCATTTGTATGAAGCGCTACTAAGTTTATAGATGATCGTAGGTCAGCGCTGCATTTGGGTTATATACCTTCGCTCTATGTCCTGTGCATTGCGTTGCTCTTCTATATTTTTGGCTCCAAATAAGGCCATCGCTCACTGCATGTATTTATGGGACAATCCTTTCCAAGAATAGAGGGAGGATGCTTGTTATCGACGTCTCATTTTTGTGGACTATTCTAACAAAGGCGACGGAACGTCGCGACAAGGTCAGCTTTGGAAGCGATGTGTTATAGCGGACTTTTTGCTTGAGTGAATTGCCACATCGCGGCTGGCAGCATTACGCAACGTCCAAGAAAGCAAATATGGCGGCGGCCATACTCGGAGACAAATTATTGCTGTATAGGGACAGTATACTGCTCCGCATGAAGTTTCTGTACGTTTTCGCGGTGACTATACTTCGACAgacaaaaatttccggagcccttcactacggcgcccctcataatcatatcgtggttttgagacgttaaacccgaacagtTATTATTACTATACTTCGACAGAATTATGCGCATCTTTATCCCGTTATAAGTCTCGCTCAAAACACGCGCTTTGCTGGATGGCAAAGAGTCCTGGATGCTGTTGAAAATTCGGTGTCGGGGCGGCCCTTCAGattgcacacacatacacgcgaaTCCGCATGGTAGCTTTGAGAGGTATACACATTTCAGAGCTGTCGGATGATGAGGCATGCATCAGCTGCGGACAGTCTTGTGATCTGCGGGACGAAACTTGAAAATCGCGACGACCGGTCTCTCTGTTACCTctaaggctcgttcacacatgCGACTATAGCacaggtcgcgcgaccaagttagccgcaaagcgactgtcttggctcagtcgcgcaactgcAGGCACAAgcttctgaaccaatcagattCTCAGGGGCAgggcgtcagcttattttacggggcaatggcaatggcaatgcgagcgaCGTGCGAGAAGACGTGAATTCCATGTGGCTAtgggtataagtcgcacgcaggtgtgaacatcacCCGCCTTGAGTCGCCTTTTTTAGTCGCCAGTCggaaatggtcgcgcgaccggggCAAGTCGCAAGTGTGAATACTCCTTTACAAATTAAGTGTTGCTTTATATTATGGGCCCACAGGTTCGCACCAATGAATATAGTTGGATCCCTTtccccgtttctttttttttttcattttgttctcTCGTTCTGGGCTGCTGCATGTGTTTGGATGCTCGATCCTACACGTGCTAGTCTTATCATCTACAGCTCATGCCTGCTGATCCCGCTGATAACGTGGAAGGGCCGTCGCGCTGACCGCAGCTGAAGCGCGAAAACAGCGCAAAGGCATTAGCATCGGAAAGGGCATCTCAAGTAGCGACCCCGCTTTAGTGCTTCGGTATATACTTCGTCGCCACCGCATGCCCCGTGTCAATATCGAGCACACAAAGATCGACTTTTCTGCAGTTATCGCGCACACACTACATGAGGCAGCGTATCGAAATGCATCGAGTTCCCACCTTGCCAATTCACGCAGCGTTATTTGATCCTCTCGTTTTAGCACGACTGTCTAAACTCTCACAAACGGGGAGTCTTCTTTTTACGTTGACTTAACTATAGCGTGATCGTTAAGAAATCAAGTTAACTGCATCGCAATAAATCTAACCCCGTGTCCTTCTATTATCCCCTGTTCTACTCCAACCCATGCCTAGCCAATCCCCGTGACTATCGTTGTCTCCCCAATACATCTAATGGCTGCTCCAGAATCGCACTTGTATTTCATCTCGTATCCATTCTGTTTTCTTCTCTATGATAATAGACCACCGGTTATCTGCTCCAAGCGTTACGAGAGGCCCGCATACGTTCACTGCCGCGCTCATTCGTTTTCCTTCTCGTTTGTCCAAGAACTGAAGCAAGGGCAAGGTCCGGGCAAACAACCTTGCGCCAGAATTCCGAGAAGAACGCGGCGCACCCGTATCTCTTCTGCTCTTCCACTCCTTTTCTCCGAATGGCGTCTCAACAGTCTGCTGCTTCTACAGTACGGTTctgggccattttttttttttgcttaccttTCTTTAGCATACGTTCATTTCCATACCTAGGCCCTTCCTTTACTCCTCCTCGCGAAATTGTCGACGGTGACTGCAACAGCTCCTGCTGTTGCTGCTTCATTCTCAGCCAGGCGCCTTGTTGTCGCCACCCCGTGTGTAAGTATACTCACGGGGAACTTTTAGAACTTAGCGCAAGGATACTTTATAAAgtaaataaatagaaatgaagCCGGCGCCCTGAAGGATGCCGGCATGGTGCCCAGGCAGTGGAAAAGGAGTGGGTCATCCTTCACGAAGAGGACCAAGAGCTTGGTGTGGACGGATGAAGTGGCGCCGAGACCCCCCGCCGGGTGTTAATCGAGGCACGGCGCGGCCGCACGGCGCTTCGCACGCACTCGCGCATGGAATGCATGTGTCCACTTTACGTAGACTCGCCCTCAGTTCTCTCTTTAGTTTCGTGCAGTAAGGGGGTAAACATAGAGGGAATGGGCACGTGCGTTCGCAAACAGTGTGCTTTGCTTCGAATTGTTGACTAATTCGCCCTCGTGCTGCCAACTGCTAGaatcctggttagctcaactaGTGGAGCGACCGCccggaaaggcattggtcccgggttcgatccctggaCCAGGACGCATTTTTCTTCAAataagaagctttcctttctgagaaatccgtatctATTTCCTTGTGGTTTCCTGCTACAAACGGGTCTTTGTCAATTATCCAAACAACGTATTGAACCTGTAAAGTACGTCCTTTTTATGTACTTTCAAGCTGTGCATACGTCCACTGGACCTTTACGTCCCCTGAGCCTACAAGTCCCGTGACGCCGTACGCCCCTGGATGTGGGTGCTTCGCATGATGGTGAATGGCGCTCAAACATCTTTTTGCATGCTGCCATCGATCCAGCTTCGATTGTGCTGCATGTAACTACGACTCGTGCAAGCTGTGCGTATTGAAGACGTATACGCACGTTGCACACTATGcaacatacacgcgctaagggcGAATATGGTGATCGCTCGCGGAGTGCCGATCGCGCTAACGGTTCGCACTCGATTAGCTATATGTGCCGCCATGTCGTCTTTTCGTGCGCTCACGCGTGGCATATGCGATCGCATATGTCCGCATGGGTGGTCTCCAGCCGatgagcggcagcggcggcggcgagctTTGTACCCCGTTTCCGCCGTGTCTCCTCAATTGCGCTCCGCGCTTACTGCACGCGTGTGTGTGAGCAATGAAGGGGAGACGAGCTCACGCGGCGACAGCAGCGCCCATGGAGTCCACCGTCTTCGCCCTAGGCAACTTCGTGCTGCGAGAACAGCAGGGGCGAGGAAGTGTATACATATTTTCAAAACCGCATTCGGTAGTCGGCCAGTTCATTCTCAGAGGACGATATTATATATGTGTAGTGCGTGCCGCTGCCATTAAAGCAGAGAGGGCGTGCGGGTCACCCTTGAAAGGGTCTTTAACCTGGCTTCGCTGCGGGCGCCAAGGGCACGCGCACTCTCGTACGCGCACGCAAGTGGACGTGTCCACGTCTTCGGCTGCTAGTCGTTTGAACTTATTCATATTGATTTAGTCGCGCATTACTTGCCTGCGTGAACGCCATTGACTAAGTGGTCCAGTTTCGCGAGTGCTCTAATACACCGCAAATtgtcactctttctttctctctctctctcacacacacaaacacacacacacacacacacacacacacacacacacacacacacacgcacgcacgcacgcacgcacgcacgcatctCTCACCTTTCTATTTCCCATTTCCCCAGCGTTGAAATCCAACCACACGCTTTTCTGGTTAACTTCTCTGCCTTCAACCTTTCTGCTCCCGTCCTCTCGTACATTAGGTAGtcctttaacgcgatagctttggCGGACCGCATGTATGGTTTCGCGAGAAAGAAATCAATAAGTGGGAAGGTAAGGAGGTTGACCATACAGGTGCATAGTTTGCTACCCTATGCCCTACAGGTGAGGTATGGGGACACCAAGAAAGATAAGAGCACGGAGGTAGTGGGCGCTTCACGCACACAGGAGGAGAGGACTATAATCAGTCACTGAGGCCAACCAACGTTTCTGAAGAACTGCAGTAGCGGCATGATTTGCTCTCTGTGACATGTCGATGTATGTAGTGTTCAATTCAGAGCTAACGTCAGGTGAATAATCCGGAAGCAGTGCACGGGTGGCGTGCGGAAGGCGTGAAATTACTGCTGTTGTGGCCCGGAAACGGCGCGCTGAAAAAGTTGCACAACCCATTAGACCTTAACTAGGGTGCCCCGTGCGCGACCACCCGTCCGTATGCGCACTGCATCGACAAGCTTCATGTTCGTGATAAAATGACGTCACTAACCCACAGGCGCGTGGACTGAATAAAGACAAACTGCGGTAAGCCAGCACCAGGGAACACAAGGGACTAGAATAAGGAGAACGACATATACACAGGGCGCCCTGTGTACATGTCGTGCCCCGTCTTCTAGACCGTGTATTGTTCTCTGACGTTGTTTTACTgctattatgaaccaactagccctaatATACGTCTTGAAAAGACAAACACTTTTGGGGGGAAGTTCTAGTTGAGCCGCTTTAATTCCCGGCCGTAGTGTAATTAACGACTTAGGTTCTCTTCGAATACCTGGTATAAACATCCGCAATATCAAGGATAGAAACGGTGTAGCCGAGCTCAGCTGCGGCCACAGCGCCCCCACCATCTTATTCTCGACGCGACAGGAGAGGCTCGCAGATTGCAGTTATTCTTACACCGTAATCGGGAAGAAAAGGGGCGCGCAGGCGCGACCGCGGGGCTCAAGTGCTCGTTCCGGCTATTTCGAGGAAACGAGCGAAAAGAGGCACCGCGAGCGGGGTCTCACTATTACAGAGCCTCGAAAGCCAGGGGCCCTCAAGCGGGGTCTAGCGCCATCTCGTCGACCCTGCCGGCGTCCGAAGTCGACGACCTGGCTTCGAACGACAGTTTGACTCCTGGATAGAACAAGTGGACGCTTTTGGCTAACATTGTGGTTGGGCGGAAAGTCTCAGATAGCCAGGAACTCGATGTGCGCTCGGCCGATTAGTACCGCActatttaaggcgaaagccttatggcgaattccactggtcgagccggagcaagttttcttgctccgcggtctagaatctgcgttccactggtcgattcggagcaagttcacgttttccactggcagattcggagcaacccactccgcgacggagcgttccgcgttgctccgtcttgcagaggcggatttcgccggaactccggcaacgcgaTGCCGTCATTTCCGGTACAGTCGGGCAACACGGTTGTCTTCAGCGCTTTTTGAGGCGGTgcctgatcaccctgtgcacttgtttacattccaaAAATGGCGTCGTTCAACTCTGCTAGACGAGCTGCTGGTCTGCTTCTTGCGCTAAGCGATAGCGAGAGCACAAGTTCggacagtagcagcagcagcagcgatgacgacgaGCCGTACGTGCTGTACGAAGAAATGTTTAAAGAAATGTTCCCTGTCCCGCCGTGCGCACGCCCAAAGATCATCGGCTACGTCGAGGAAGTTGTGCACGCGTACTCAGAGGAAGAGGTATGTATACTTCAGCGCGACGcataactttcttttttcttttgcgtcatGATTACTGTGCATTCTTAAACGGTCGCGTACTTGTTTTAGTTTCGCAGGAACTTCAGGGTTTCAAGGGCTGTCGCTGCCGACCTGTACAACGACTTTGGTGCCTCTCCGATGTACCCTCGGTGTGACAATGGGGGATCACCTGCAAAAACAGCCGAGGAGCATGTCCTAGCGTTCCTGTGGTGAGGTTCAGAACGTACCTTTACTAACTGCAATCATGCTATGACTTCAGTATTGTCCTGAAAGTGATTTCTGTGCCCCTCGACGTCCGTATTTGTCAAGTTGAAAGTTTATTTTGACGTTCCCAGGTATGCTGCAAATAAAGCCTGCATCAGAGATGTTGCCGGTCGCTTCGGGCTTGGTGAAACAACAGCCTTTAGAGTCATTGAGCGTGTGATGGACTACCTTGTGGAATTAGCTAAGACCGTGATAGCCTTCCCTGACGACTTGCAGGGCCTGTCCACGAAATTTGAGCAGGCAAGAAATGGCGTGAAAATGAACGTGTGAAGTTTCTGTACATGTTTTCTCGGCTATGACAACGGCGGAGAACATTATAACGCATGGTTACGGCAGCAGAAAAATACTCAGTACAAGTACCTAATGTGAGACGCAAGAATTCGAACTAACAGCTGATTTACCTGCTAAGATGGACCAGGATATATAAACTGATTGTGCCTTTCTAGACTTTTCCAAGGCACATCACCGCTCGATTTTGAAATTATCTGTTCTGAATCTAGACCCTGTCACCCTAACATGGATTCAGTAATTTTTTGTCTAGTCATCAGCAGTTTACAATAATAtaattttccctctcccctttcattACGTTACTTCAGGTGTACTACAGGGTGGCATTATTGGGCCGTTACTATTTCTAATATGCATTAATTACTTATTaaacaatatttatttatttaggaaaaGCTGACAGGCCCTTGAAGTGgcatggggggagggggaatggtACAATTTGCACAATGCCTGCTTTTTAAGGTGCAAAGCTTCTTGTAAATAAAAATTTCCTTAACATTGATGCATATAAAACATCAAACATCAAAACCCAGTTTTTAAGTTTCAACAGTGTGTTCAATATTGAGAACAAGTACCTAAGTTTAAAAGAATTTGAGCAGGTGGCTAATTATTGACTTTATTTGCAGTTGTCTGGAGTACCTGGTGTCATTGGATGCATTGATGGCAGCTACATAAGCATTCGCTGTCCTGTCAACAAGGTCCGATCAACGTACATCAATCGGCACAATTACATCTCAATAACTCTACAGGGAGTC
This window of the Rhipicephalus sanguineus isolate Rsan-2018 chromosome 2, BIME_Rsan_1.4, whole genome shotgun sequence genome carries:
- the LOC119383623 gene encoding putative nuclease HARBI1, coding for MASFNSARRAAGLLLALSDSESTSSDSSSSSSDDDEPYVLYEEMFKEMFPVPPCARPKIIGYVEEVVHAYSEEEFRRNFRVSRAVAADLYNDFGASPMYPRCDNGGSPAKTAEEHVLAFLWYAANKACIRDVAGRFGLGETTAFRVIERVMDYLVELAKTVIAFPDDLQGLSTKFEQLSGVPGVIGCIDGSYISIRCPVNKVRSTYINRHNYISITLQGVCDHEKRFLDVTVGNPSKIHDARVFENSRLAKKLPKVCAPGNYHVLGDAAYPLRECLLTPYRDYGSLTDQQKKFNARFSATRVRIENAFADLKARFRQLLHLDFFLVDKMNKFMISCAVLHNLCITAGVGDVPSGLDDGTPSSLWENFSQDDAASCGPQTASDILLRRKGEQKRECVFQKMQLQCIV